A stretch of DNA from Calditrichota bacterium:
TTGCTGATCCGAAAAATTTGGCGGGAGTCGGCGATGTGGTAATTTACGTTACCAGTACTGACGCGACTCAGGCGTTTGATTCAGGATTTGCGCCGGTGAATGCCTCTGTGGTTGAACTTGTGGACGCGATTGATTAATTTGGGAAATTGAATGTTTCTGGCAAAAGTAAAATATCGAGTAACTGCCACGGAAAAACATCCGGCATATCAAGAAAAGCGTGTTTTCGTTGTGCAGCCGGTAAAACCGGATGGTTCAGAATTTGGCTCAACATGGGTGGCGATGGATTACGTTGGCTGCGACGTTGGTGATATTGTAGTTTGCGGCGGTGCGCCTGGTGTGGCAAAGGAAGTTTTTAAATTAGAACTCGCGCCGATCCGCACGTTGATTATGGCGATTGTTGATGAGATAGATTATCGGGATATTGAATGATGAACGCAGAAGCAGTCAGGGCAAAAGGTGTTGTTGGCGCCGGAGGTGCTGGTTTCCCCACAC
This window harbors:
- a CDS encoding EutN/CcmL family microcompartment protein, with the translated sequence MFLAKVKYRVTATEKHPAYQEKRVFVVQPVKPDGSEFGSTWVAMDYVGCDVGDIVVCGGAPGVAKEVFKLELAPIRTLIMAIVDEIDYRDIE
- a CDS encoding EutN/CcmL family microcompartment protein; translated protein: MKIGKVIGNVWADRKVDSLRGCRLHVIQPMSAEGKEQGKVLVVADPKNLAGVGDVVIYVTSTDATQAFDSGFAPVNASVVELVDAID